The nucleotide window CCACCTTAGAATAATAAACCCCACCTGCTGAAAAGTTTTTTTCAAAATACGCTGTTTCAGGTACAAGATCTGATTTTCCTGGGTATATTCTACCTTCTCTATTTAATATCCTATGGAAACGCTCCATTAGTCTTATTTTGAAATCTTGATCAAAATATATCATCATATTTCTTGAAAAAATCACATCAAATTTCCCAAGTTTAAATAAAGAATCATCAAAAACATTACAAAGCTCGAAACGACATCTGCAAGCTAAGGTTTCTTTTTTAAGCTGATACATTCTATCTTTTACATCAAAATAACGCGTTTTTTGCATAGTGTTTAATCTAGCTACTGAGCGCTCTGAATATAACATTTCATTGCATTTATCTATCATTTTTTTATTAATATCTATACCAACTATATTCATACCTTTAACAAAATTCTCACTTGCTAAAATAGCTAAAGAATACACTTCTTCACCACTTGAACATGGGGCACAAAGCACATTTACAGGTCG belongs to Campylobacter sp. CNRCH_2014_0184h and includes:
- a CDS encoding CheR family methyltransferase; protein product: MIKITENEMNDFIKIVEQISGNNLNTKKDILSIKLPKFLQELGLSSLSELNEKVQFQRNLKQETMDFITVCETYFFRELEQLKDVIFYIKSLDRPVNVLCAPCSSGEEVYSLAILASENFVKGMNIVGIDINKKMIDKCNEMLYSERSVARLNTMQKTRYFDVKDRMYQLKKETLACRCRFELCNVFDDSLFKLGKFDVIFSRNMMIYFDQDFKIRLMERFHRILNREGRIYPGKSDLVPETAYFEKNFSAGGVYYSKVD